One genomic window of Caldibacillus debilis DSM 16016 includes the following:
- a CDS encoding ABC transporter ATP-binding protein: protein MISFKNVSFSYKSFKKQVGIRGTLKDLFKREHVNHTALENITFEAEKGEILALVGPNGAGKTTLIKLLVGLIEPSTGNIDVLGFNPYKKSNKYLSQIGLVMGQKSQLTWELPAIDTLHLIKAIYRIDSKDFTERLNYFLNLLNLKDKVAVPVRKLSLGERMKFELIASVIHYPKLLILDEPTIGLDIESQRAIHKFLLHLNQTEKTTILITSHYMRDIEALAKRIMILINGQIKYDGDIKQLVNTFNKGNTIIVKTKSELPDEILGYKIKRGSEENSWEILLQAGESYYELLSYLTNNFQIESFHMKETPFEDIIFNIFTETKESSS, encoded by the coding sequence ATGATTAGCTTCAAAAATGTAAGTTTTTCCTACAAGTCTTTTAAAAAGCAAGTTGGGATTCGTGGAACATTAAAGGATTTATTTAAGAGAGAACATGTAAACCATACTGCTTTAGAAAATATTACTTTTGAAGCAGAAAAAGGTGAGATTCTGGCTTTAGTAGGACCTAATGGAGCAGGAAAAACTACACTTATAAAATTATTAGTCGGATTGATAGAACCTTCAACGGGAAATATCGATGTACTTGGATTTAATCCTTATAAAAAGAGCAATAAATATTTATCACAGATCGGTCTTGTAATGGGACAAAAAAGTCAGCTTACATGGGAATTACCGGCAATAGATACACTACATCTTATAAAGGCAATATATAGGATTGATTCTAAAGATTTTACAGAGAGATTAAATTATTTTTTAAACCTGTTAAATTTGAAAGATAAGGTTGCTGTTCCTGTAAGGAAATTGTCTCTAGGAGAAAGGATGAAGTTTGAGCTAATAGCATCAGTAATCCATTATCCTAAATTACTTATTCTTGATGAACCTACAATTGGTTTAGATATTGAGAGTCAGAGAGCAATACATAAATTTTTGCTGCATTTAAATCAAACCGAGAAAACAACAATATTGATTACGAGCCATTATATGCGTGATATCGAAGCTTTGGCTAAAAGAATAATGATATTAATTAACGGTCAAATTAAATACGATGGAGATATTAAACAATTAGTAAATACATTTAATAAGGGTAACACGATTATAGTAAAAACAAAGAGTGAACTTCCTGATGAAATACTGGGATATAAGATTAAAAGGGGTTCAGAAGAAAATAGTTGGGAGATATTGTTACAAGCAGGAGAATCTTATTATGAATTATTATCTTATCTTACTAATAATTTCCAGATTGAGAGTTTTCATATGAAAGAAACTCCATTTGAGGACATCATTTTCAATATCTTTACTGAAACGAAGGAGAGTTCAAGTTGA
- a CDS encoding valine--tRNA ligase yields MEELEIKMPTKYDPKTVEQGRYEWWLRGKYFEAKGEPDKKPFTVVIPPPNVTGKLHLGHAWDATLQDIIVRMKRMQGYDVLWLPGMDHAGIATQAKVEEKLRKEGKTRYDLGREKFVEETWRWKEEYAGHIRKQWEKLGLSLDYTRERFTLDEGLSRAVREVFVSLYRKGLIYRGEYIINWDPETRTALSDIEVIYKEVEGALYHIKYPLKDGSGHIEVATTRPETMLGDTAVAVHPEDDRYKDLIGKTVVLPFVGREIPIIADEYVDKEFGTGAVKITPAHDPNDFEVGNRHGLPRILVMNPDGTMNENAGKYQGLDRFECRKRIVEDLRELGLLEKVEKHVHSVGHSERSGAVVEPYLSTQWFVKMEPLARAAIELQKGEGKVRFVPERFEKTYLHWLENIRDWCISRQLWWGHRIPAWYHKETGEIYVDTEPPKDIENWEQDPDVLDTWFSSALWPFSTMGWPDTENPDYKRYYPTDVLVTGYDIIFFWVSRMIFQALEFTGTKPFKDVLIHGLVRDSQGRKMSKSLGNGVDPMEVIDKYGADSLRYFLATGSSPGLDLRFSTEKVEGVWNFANKIWNASRFALMNLNGMTYDEIDLGGEKSVADRWILARLNETIETVTKLAEKYEFGEAGRTLYNFIWDDLCDWYIEMAKLPLYGDDEGAKRTTRSVLACVFDQTLRLLHPFMPFITEEIWQHLPHQGETITLSKWPEVRKEWDDPKAVKQMKILMEIIRSVRNIRAEMNTPMGKKIDVLIKATDDETLETLKENEKYLRRFLNPKTLVMAKDLAAPEKSMSAVVTGGEIFLPLEGLIDIEEEIARLEKELAKWDAEVLRVQKKLANENFLKKAPAQVVAAEREKEKEYLEKRSLVEQRLKELKS; encoded by the coding sequence ATGGAAGAGCTCGAGATCAAAATGCCGACCAAATATGATCCGAAAACGGTGGAACAGGGCCGTTACGAATGGTGGCTCCGCGGAAAATATTTCGAGGCGAAAGGAGAACCGGACAAAAAACCGTTTACGGTCGTCATTCCTCCGCCGAACGTCACCGGAAAATTGCATCTCGGCCACGCCTGGGATGCGACCCTTCAGGACATCATCGTCCGGATGAAGCGGATGCAGGGGTATGACGTTTTGTGGCTCCCCGGCATGGACCATGCGGGCATCGCCACCCAGGCCAAGGTGGAGGAAAAGCTGCGGAAGGAAGGAAAGACGAGATACGATCTGGGCCGGGAAAAATTTGTCGAAGAAACGTGGCGCTGGAAAGAGGAATATGCCGGCCACATCCGGAAACAATGGGAAAAACTCGGCCTTTCCCTCGATTACACGAGGGAGCGTTTCACCTTGGATGAAGGGCTCTCCAGGGCCGTCCGCGAAGTGTTCGTCTCCCTATACCGGAAGGGCCTGATCTACCGGGGGGAATATATCATTAACTGGGATCCGGAGACAAGGACGGCTTTATCCGACATTGAAGTGATTTACAAGGAAGTGGAAGGCGCCCTCTACCACATCAAATATCCGTTAAAGGACGGAAGCGGCCATATCGAAGTGGCCACGACGAGGCCGGAAACGATGCTGGGGGATACCGCCGTCGCCGTCCATCCGGAGGATGACAGGTACAAGGACCTGATCGGCAAAACGGTCGTCTTGCCCTTCGTTGGCCGGGAGATTCCGATCATCGCCGATGAATACGTAGACAAGGAATTCGGAACCGGAGCGGTCAAAATTACCCCCGCCCATGACCCCAACGACTTCGAGGTCGGAAACCGGCACGGGCTCCCGCGGATCCTGGTCATGAATCCGGATGGGACGATGAATGAAAATGCCGGCAAATACCAGGGATTGGACCGTTTCGAATGCCGGAAGCGGATCGTCGAAGATCTTCGGGAGCTCGGGCTGCTGGAAAAAGTCGAAAAGCATGTCCATTCCGTCGGCCATTCGGAAAGAAGCGGCGCCGTCGTCGAACCGTATCTGTCCACCCAATGGTTCGTCAAGATGGAACCGCTGGCCAGGGCAGCCATCGAACTGCAAAAGGGCGAAGGAAAAGTCCGTTTTGTGCCCGAACGTTTCGAAAAGACCTATTTGCACTGGCTGGAAAATATCCGGGATTGGTGCATTTCCCGCCAGCTTTGGTGGGGACACCGGATTCCCGCCTGGTATCATAAAGAGACCGGCGAGATTTACGTGGACACCGAACCGCCGAAGGACATCGAAAATTGGGAGCAGGATCCCGATGTTTTGGACACTTGGTTCAGCTCGGCGTTATGGCCCTTTTCGACGATGGGATGGCCGGACACGGAAAACCCCGATTACAAGCGGTATTATCCGACGGACGTCCTGGTGACGGGCTATGACATCATTTTCTTCTGGGTGTCGCGAATGATTTTCCAAGCCCTGGAATTTACTGGTACGAAACCGTTCAAGGATGTATTGATCCACGGCCTCGTCCGCGACAGCCAGGGAAGAAAAATGAGCAAATCCCTCGGAAACGGCGTCGATCCGATGGAGGTCATCGACAAATACGGGGCCGACTCCCTGCGCTATTTCCTGGCAACCGGTTCTTCCCCGGGGCTGGATTTGCGCTTCAGCACGGAAAAGGTGGAAGGGGTCTGGAATTTCGCCAACAAAATTTGGAACGCGTCCCGCTTCGCCTTGATGAACTTGAACGGCATGACCTATGATGAAATCGATTTGGGCGGGGAGAAATCCGTCGCCGACCGATGGATCTTGGCGAGATTGAACGAGACGATCGAAACGGTCACGAAGCTTGCGGAAAAATACGAATTCGGCGAAGCCGGGCGGACGTTGTACAACTTTATCTGGGATGATCTTTGCGATTGGTACATCGAGATGGCCAAGCTCCCGCTCTACGGCGATGACGAAGGGGCGAAAAGGACGACGAGGTCCGTTCTCGCCTGCGTTTTCGATCAAACCTTGCGTTTGTTGCACCCGTTCATGCCGTTTATTACCGAGGAAATATGGCAGCATCTGCCCCATCAGGGAGAGACGATCACTTTAAGCAAATGGCCCGAGGTCCGCAAAGAATGGGATGATCCGAAGGCGGTCAAGCAGATGAAAATCCTGATGGAAATCATCCGTTCGGTAAGAAACATCCGCGCGGAAATGAACACGCCGATGGGCAAGAAAATCGATGTCCTGATCAAAGCAACGGACGATGAAACGCTGGAAACGTTAAAGGAAAACGAAAAATATCTCCGGCGCTTTCTAAATCCGAAGACCCTCGTGATGGCCAAGGACCTGGCGGCGCCGGAAAAATCGATGAGCGCCGTCGTCACCGGCGGGGAAATCTTCCTGCCCCTTGAGGGGCTCATCGACATCGAAGAGGAGATCGCCCGGCTGGAAAAAGAGCTGGCAAAATGGGATGCGGAAGTCTTGCGGGTGCAAAAGAAACTGGCCAATGAAAATTTCCTGAAAAAAGCGCCGGCCCAAGTGGTCGCCGCCGAAAGGGAGAAGGAGAAGGAATATTTGGAAAAAAGGTCTCTTGTGGAGCAGCGGCTGAAAGAGTTAAAATCTTGA
- a CDS encoding MFS transporter, which yields MWNKNFAFLVSGRIFTNIGDSLYAVASMWLIYDLTQNSFYTGLGGFLTMAPLILQFFIGPLIKQERYKSILIYTQMIQAILLLVIPLAHFLGVLSVWLVLIINPIASIIQQFVYPTHAAILPTIVEEKYLTEANSIMNATYQLLDVILLGISGTIIALIGTVFVYMLGSVTFFIAMLLFFYIKIPKTDLEEKDFERDFSLKDKWENYKADLKKGYQFIKGSLIPKFLLASILANFIIGAVSAILPEYAVNRGGSDIYGWYLAAMSFGLLMGSTISSFFSQFPLGKVTIIGFFCSGLSWFLAGITNIHSLSVILFGGSYIAIGITNVLFLSSLQKNVPSDLLGRVFSFIVGATSIAAPLGSLTGGTMAPFIGSWIIFIFGSIAMVFVSIYWLLIPTLRNLPITDALEYKHLFSD from the coding sequence GTGTGGAATAAAAATTTCGCATTCTTGGTTTCCGGAAGAATTTTTACGAATATAGGGGATAGTTTATATGCAGTCGCATCGATGTGGTTGATTTATGATTTAACGCAAAATAGTTTCTATACTGGTTTGGGCGGCTTTTTAACGATGGCGCCATTAATCCTCCAATTTTTCATTGGTCCGTTGATTAAGCAAGAAAGATACAAGTCCATACTTATTTACACGCAAATGATTCAAGCGATATTGTTACTAGTAATTCCTCTTGCACACTTTTTGGGAGTACTTTCTGTTTGGCTCGTCCTGATTATTAATCCGATTGCATCTATCATTCAGCAATTTGTCTATCCGACACATGCAGCCATATTGCCGACGATTGTCGAAGAAAAATATTTAACAGAAGCTAATTCAATAATGAATGCAACCTATCAACTACTCGATGTTATTTTATTAGGAATATCAGGAACGATTATTGCACTTATTGGAACTGTGTTTGTTTATATGTTAGGTTCAGTAACATTTTTTATAGCCATGCTTTTGTTTTTTTACATAAAAATACCGAAAACAGATTTAGAAGAGAAGGATTTTGAAAGGGACTTTTCTTTAAAAGATAAGTGGGAAAACTATAAAGCGGATTTGAAAAAAGGATACCAGTTTATAAAAGGTTCATTGATCCCCAAATTTTTGTTAGCTTCAATTTTAGCAAATTTTATCATCGGGGCTGTATCAGCCATATTACCGGAATACGCTGTTAATCGTGGGGGAAGTGATATTTATGGATGGTATTTGGCGGCAATGTCTTTTGGGTTATTGATGGGGTCTACAATTAGTTCGTTTTTTAGTCAATTTCCTTTAGGTAAGGTAACCATTATCGGATTTTTCTGTTCAGGATTAAGCTGGTTTTTGGCAGGGATTACCAATATTCATTCACTTTCTGTTATTTTGTTTGGAGGAAGTTATATAGCAATAGGAATAACAAATGTCTTGTTCCTATCTTCTCTGCAGAAAAATGTACCTAGTGATTTACTAGGAAGGGTTTTCTCTTTTATTGTGGGGGCAACATCGATTGCTGCACCATTAGGATCTTTAACCGGAGGGACAATGGCTCCTTTTATTGGCAGTTGGATTATCTTTATTTTTGGCAGTATTGCCATGGTATTCGTTTCTATATATTGGTTATTAATCCCTACATTAAGAAATTTGCCTATAACGGATGCACTTGAATATAAACATCTTTTTTCTGACTAA
- a CDS encoding winged helix-turn-helix domain-containing protein, producing the protein MNNKELEIAKSLFNLQRIRILQAVKEKEKTVKEIAEILNEKPSRLYYHVHQLEDLGLLEVVREKQVGNLIQKYYKSVDKDTFPDEFTFTGKEAYDNADYIISQLYAFIDEALSKIYTDLNKKDYRKVSSEASIINVQLTKDEWREVNKKIREVISTRNSEEKGVKEWNVRYIIMSYLDDL; encoded by the coding sequence ATGAATAATAAAGAATTAGAAATTGCTAAATCCCTATTTAATTTGCAGCGAATAAGAATTTTACAAGCTGTAAAAGAAAAAGAAAAGACGGTAAAAGAAATTGCCGAAATTCTGAATGAAAAACCTTCCCGTCTCTATTATCATGTACACCAATTAGAGGATCTTGGATTATTGGAAGTTGTACGTGAAAAGCAAGTAGGAAATCTGATTCAAAAATATTATAAATCAGTAGATAAAGACACATTCCCAGATGAGTTTACATTTACGGGTAAAGAGGCTTATGATAATGCTGACTACATAATTTCTCAACTTTACGCTTTCATCGATGAAGCACTTTCGAAAATTTACACAGATTTAAATAAAAAAGATTATAGAAAAGTTTCATCTGAAGCTAGTATTATAAATGTACAATTAACAAAAGATGAATGGAGAGAGGTTAATAAAAAGATTAGAGAAGTTATTTCTACACGAAATAGTGAAGAAAAAGGTGTAAAAGAGTGGAATGTTAGATATATTATTATGAGTTATTTAGATGATTTATAG
- a CDS encoding LysM peptidoglycan-binding domain-containing protein, with translation MAEERPSALRFSLADVVRFRKGEEIEELISLSLEPEILVQERDHYYSIRGSLNMFGEYRVAPGEEEDGEEDFFNFSGLRYVDVIETREEGINEFRHDFPVDISVPKYRVRNIEELNLDIDSFDYEIPGKGELRLRAEILISGIYDEDEREEEGEAEETERPGEEGLEAEFGLLKELNGDQKEDDDYNFFVEARKSARLDEGEGKGPEEEFVSIQIFSNEEADDETKKEVPFDGEEISAPGGEPASSRKEGEIFAASEATAVKAGTESSPAEKERPALSGLRGENPPADGAKEDAGHPSGPPEWGEERGKGERTAAFFEEPEVKGKASEGTEARPGEGNDLPEQPDGGPDRLPEAEEQNGPDTQPREIHYQANEEPVQEKSVISLADIFAHKDAETKLTRWKVYFVQEEDTLQDIAEKYETNVSQLLRANGLESDHEVYPGQVLYIPETKGHLTNS, from the coding sequence ATGGCTGAGGAAAGGCCGTCGGCATTGAGATTTTCTTTGGCAGATGTGGTACGCTTCCGCAAAGGAGAAGAGATCGAGGAATTGATCAGCTTATCTTTGGAACCGGAAATCCTCGTCCAGGAAAGGGACCATTACTATTCCATCCGGGGATCCCTGAACATGTTCGGGGAATACAGGGTCGCACCGGGCGAGGAGGAAGACGGGGAAGAAGATTTCTTCAACTTTTCCGGGCTGCGGTATGTGGATGTCATCGAAACGAGGGAGGAGGGGATTAACGAGTTCCGCCACGATTTCCCCGTGGACATCTCCGTTCCGAAGTACCGGGTGAGGAATATTGAGGAATTGAATTTGGATATCGATTCCTTCGACTATGAAATCCCCGGAAAAGGGGAATTAAGGCTGAGGGCGGAAATTTTGATCTCCGGCATCTACGATGAGGACGAACGGGAGGAAGAAGGGGAAGCGGAAGAAACGGAAAGGCCCGGGGAAGAGGGCTTGGAAGCGGAATTCGGATTGTTGAAAGAACTGAACGGCGATCAAAAGGAAGACGATGATTACAACTTTTTCGTGGAAGCGAGGAAATCCGCCCGCCTGGATGAAGGGGAAGGGAAAGGTCCGGAGGAGGAATTTGTCTCGATCCAGATTTTTTCCAACGAAGAGGCGGATGACGAAACGAAGAAAGAGGTTCCGTTCGATGGAGAGGAGATTTCCGCCCCGGGCGGGGAGCCCGCATCTTCACGGAAAGAGGGAGAGATTTTCGCCGCATCCGAAGCCACAGCCGTGAAGGCGGGAACGGAATCTTCCCCGGCGGAGAAGGAACGGCCTGCCCTTTCCGGCCTTAGGGGAGAAAATCCGCCGGCGGACGGTGCAAAGGAAGATGCCGGGCATCCATCCGGACCTCCGGAATGGGGGGAGGAGCGCGGGAAAGGGGAAAGGACAGCCGCTTTTTTTGAGGAGCCTGAGGTAAAAGGAAAAGCATCGGAAGGGACGGAGGCAAGGCCGGGAGAAGGAAACGATTTGCCGGAGCAGCCGGATGGCGGACCGGACCGTTTGCCGGAAGCGGAGGAACAAAACGGACCGGACACGCAGCCCCGGGAGATCCATTACCAGGCGAACGAGGAACCGGTCCAGGAAAAGAGCGTCATTTCGCTGGCGGATATTTTCGCCCATAAGGATGCGGAGACGAAACTGACGAGATGGAAAGTGTATTTCGTTCAAGAGGAGGATACGCTGCAGGACATCGCCGAGAAATACGAAACGAACGTGTCCCAATTGCTGCGGGCCAATGGCCTCGAATCGGATCATGAGGTTTACCCGGGGCAAGTGCTTTACATTCCCGAAACGAAGGGACATTTGACCAATTCGTGA
- a CDS encoding ABC transporter permease, with amino-acid sequence MSKYLYVFRNEILLNLTYKGNIISSFIVQIIQMITTVFVWRALYSGENDIGNYNISEMTTYLILTSLLSVIFSPNSAFRLSNLISSGKLSILLIRPYSYFFESFSVFLGQKVVQICVVFIMIICFFMLGLFQFSFPNIVSILLVLTNFILLFIFLSVMGELSFWLIEMWPLRPIYNGLLSLFGGVMFPLDLLPESILNIIQFTPFSLFGYVNTKAIMGELSTDAMFNFLIASMLWIIFFQIIYIILWKKGLKKYEGVGI; translated from the coding sequence TTGAGTAAATACTTATATGTTTTTAGAAACGAGATTTTACTAAATTTGACTTATAAAGGTAATATCATTTCGAGTTTTATTGTTCAAATAATTCAAATGATAACGACGGTTTTTGTGTGGAGAGCTTTATATTCGGGGGAGAATGATATTGGTAATTATAACATATCAGAAATGACTACTTATTTAATCTTAACATCCTTATTAAGTGTAATATTTTCTCCTAACAGTGCTTTTAGATTATCCAATCTTATTAGCAGCGGAAAACTTTCAATTTTATTAATAAGACCATACTCTTATTTTTTTGAAAGCTTTTCAGTTTTTTTAGGACAAAAAGTAGTTCAGATTTGTGTAGTATTCATCATGATTATTTGTTTTTTTATGTTAGGCTTATTTCAGTTTTCGTTTCCAAATATTGTTTCTATATTATTGGTTCTAACTAATTTCATTTTATTATTTATTTTTTTATCAGTTATGGGAGAATTAAGCTTTTGGTTAATTGAAATGTGGCCATTACGCCCAATTTATAATGGTTTACTCTCACTATTTGGGGGAGTAATGTTTCCTTTGGATTTACTCCCGGAAAGCATATTGAATATAATACAATTTACACCTTTCTCGCTCTTTGGTTATGTAAATACAAAAGCGATTATGGGAGAGTTGTCTACTGACGCAATGTTTAACTTCTTAATAGCTTCTATGTTATGGATAATATTTTTCCAAATTATTTATATTATTTTATGGAAAAAGGGATTAAAGAAATACGAAGGAGTGGGAATATAA
- a CDS encoding ABC transporter permease, whose translation MFFNYLKIVWSLSISQFFIYRLTSVFVCFFGVLFTAIEVITLFVLYHYTDSINGWDFYSFLTLSATYTLISYIYQFFFTLSHEKLIDKIVEGDLDYDLVRPIDSQLINSIKQLDIPSLINIVIAIVLLCFSVPHVLTGHIFGIVMYILFVLMGVYFYYLVNQFFINFAFWIERPYQIAAIPEYLLDIASRPRNVYPPILHVLFVWVFPILLSTNLPAEILRGDYSVVTLVYYLFFIILFSFLVRIQWKQALKKYQSAN comes from the coding sequence ATGTTTTTCAATTACCTAAAAATTGTATGGAGTTTAAGTATTTCCCAATTTTTTATATATAGATTAACTTCTGTTTTCGTATGTTTTTTCGGTGTGTTATTTACAGCAATTGAAGTTATAACTCTTTTTGTCCTATATCATTATACAGACTCAATAAATGGTTGGGACTTTTATAGTTTTCTTACACTTTCTGCCACTTATACATTAATATCATATATTTATCAATTTTTCTTTACCCTATCTCATGAAAAATTAATAGATAAAATAGTAGAGGGAGATTTGGACTATGATCTAGTAAGGCCGATAGATTCGCAATTGATTAATAGTATCAAACAATTGGATATTCCAAGTTTGATTAACATTGTTATCGCAATTGTATTACTCTGTTTTTCAGTTCCTCATGTATTAACTGGACATATTTTTGGAATAGTTATGTACATATTATTTGTATTGATGGGTGTTTACTTTTATTATTTAGTTAATCAATTTTTTATAAACTTTGCTTTTTGGATCGAACGGCCCTATCAAATAGCAGCTATTCCTGAATATTTATTAGATATAGCAAGTCGTCCAAGGAATGTTTATCCTCCTATTTTACATGTGCTATTTGTATGGGTTTTTCCAATTCTACTTAGTACAAATTTACCTGCTGAAATATTAAGAGGCGATTATAGTGTGGTTACATTAGTGTACTATTTATTTTTTATTATATTGTTTTCATTCTTAGTTAGAATACAGTGGAAACAAGCATTAAAGAAATATCAATCTGCAAATTAA
- a CDS encoding phosphotransferase translates to MKKGLIWKWAGESEMDAENRQRIRTVLREYGLEAERIEAFGKMHKVYGKRGIFGLKETTEQKGRNMLRSLTVLYDKGFFHVVPVCLTRRGYPGVRFPGKFFYLLPWMEGKSGGQQGKTGDRMFRELGKMHYFTAREIPLDKRRAENDYLRAKERIEREKEELERFMDLCEQKTYLSPFEWIFTDYFFEIWQAYEFAGAKLERWFTETVSRGSLRSVLIHGRLSLDHFIFDERGTGRFINLEHSRRASPVFDLLPFFREILQTRDGEAFHWMNHYWKYFPWREEEQFLLQAGLACPHPLMKLVKAYSLPEKKMGEYDAAKGMMQEIRRLLHIKGFVLELEKGLPAGGTDAGDQGDPE, encoded by the coding sequence TTGAAAAAAGGGCTAATCTGGAAATGGGCAGGCGAAAGCGAGATGGATGCGGAGAACAGGCAAAGGATACGGACCGTTTTGCGGGAATACGGGTTGGAGGCGGAACGGATCGAAGCCTTTGGAAAAATGCATAAAGTGTACGGGAAAAGGGGAATTTTCGGGCTGAAGGAGACGACGGAGCAAAAGGGGAGGAACATGCTCCGCTCCCTGACGGTCCTTTATGACAAGGGCTTTTTCCACGTCGTCCCTGTCTGTTTGACAAGAAGGGGGTATCCTGGGGTCCGTTTTCCGGGGAAATTTTTTTATTTGCTGCCCTGGATGGAGGGAAAAAGCGGCGGACAACAGGGGAAGACCGGGGACAGGATGTTCCGGGAACTGGGGAAAATGCATTACTTTACCGCCCGGGAGATCCCACTCGACAAAAGGCGGGCGGAGAATGATTACTTGCGGGCCAAGGAGCGGATCGAAAGGGAAAAGGAAGAATTGGAGAGATTCATGGATCTTTGCGAACAAAAAACCTATTTGTCCCCTTTCGAGTGGATCTTTACGGATTATTTTTTCGAGATTTGGCAGGCCTATGAATTTGCCGGCGCAAAGCTGGAGCGATGGTTCACGGAAACCGTGAGCCGCGGAAGCCTGCGCAGCGTCCTCATCCACGGGCGTCTGTCCTTGGATCACTTCATCTTTGACGAACGGGGAACCGGCCGTTTTATCAACCTGGAACACAGCCGGCGGGCCTCCCCCGTTTTTGATCTACTGCCGTTTTTTCGGGAGATTTTGCAGACTCGGGACGGTGAAGCGTTCCATTGGATGAATCACTATTGGAAATATTTCCCATGGCGGGAGGAGGAGCAATTCCTGCTCCAAGCCGGACTGGCATGTCCGCATCCGTTGATGAAGCTTGTCAAAGCCTATTCCCTTCCGGAGAAAAAAATGGGGGAATATGATGCCGCCAAAGGGATGATGCAGGAAATCCGGCGGCTGCTCCATATCAAAGGGTTCGTTTTGGAATTGGAAAAAGGGCTGCCGGCCGGCGGAACGGATGCCGGAGATCAAGGGGACCCGGAATGA
- a CDS encoding ATP-binding protein produces the protein MVNTKRYMPAHLAVSFAVEAITQGYTALFLTADDLVAECRKANEKALSSDQ, from the coding sequence ATGGTCAATACCAAGAGGTATATGCCTGCGCATTTAGCGGTTTCCTTTGCGGTGGAAGCCATCACGCAAGGATATACCGCTTTATTCTTAACCGCAGACGATTTAGTGGCCGAATGCCGAAAGGCAAACGAAAAAGCACTCTCCAGCGATCAGTAA